GTCAACGGACAGGTGGGTGCGCTCGGCACGGCCCGACTCGTCCCCCTCCTCTCGTACCTCGCCCCCTGTAGGGCCTCGGGCCGGGGCCGCGCGCTTTGTCCGGCCCGGGACACGcggcgccccctcccccgcccggtCCCTTTGTTCTCGGCGCCGCAGCCCCCGCGGGCGAAGcaaggggaggggcggggagggggcgccgGCCGGGCCCCGCCGCCTTCTTTGTTCGCGGCCTCGGCCCCCGGCGCTGCCCCCTGGCCGCCCGGAGTGCCGCGCGGGGAACAAAGGCGCTGCTGGGCCGCGCCAAGGGGGCGCCCGGGGGCCGCGGGGCGGGGGCCGGAGGGGAGGGCACTCCCCCCGCAGACTCGACCTCGATAGCCCACGGCTTTTTTTAGGGAGGAGCCGCGAGGTGGGGAGAGCCTGAGGTGGGTGGGGGCCGTTTACACAAAGCAGGAGGCTGGGAAAATAGGCCGTCCAGGTGTGGGGAACAGCGCCCCGGGGCGGCTTCCCGCCCAATATCGGCTGCACGGCTCGCCCGCCAGCCCGGGATCCGCGGCCGCGGGCGGCCCTGCGCGGAATAGAGAGCGCGCCccgggggaggtgggtgggggcccCGGGACCCCAGCGCCTCCTGTCGGCCGCGGCCCCTGCGCGCCTGTgcggggcaggagggagaggttTGACGGGATGCCGGCTGTGGGGTGAGGTTACAACCAGGCTCTGGGGGTGCGGCGGAACGAGTCGGGACCCCGTTGCGTGGAAGAGGTCAGAggcgggctgggggaggggagtaagagcCCCGGCCCTCATTGCTGTCTCCTCTGCCCTGCAGGAGAACGGCCACGTGAAAAGCAATGGAGACTTATCCCCCAAAGGTGAAGGGGAGTCGACCCCCGTGAACGGAACAGAGGAGGCAGCCGGGGCCACTGGTGATGCCATCGAGCCGGCACCCCCTAGCCAGGGCGCTGAGGCCAAGGGGGAGGTCCCCCCCAAGGAGACccccaagaagaagaagaaattctcttTCAAGAAGCCTTTCAAATTGAGTGGCCTGTCCTTCAAGAGAAATcggaaggagggagggggtgatTCGTCTGCCTCCTCACCCACAGAGGAAGAGCAGGAGCAGGGGGAGATCGGTGCCTGCAGCGAGGAAGGCACTGCCCTGGAAGGGAAGGATGCTGCCACCCCTGAGAGCCAGGAGCCCCAGGCCAAAGGGGCAGAGGCTAGCGCTGCCTCCAAGGGAGGAGACACAGAAGAGGCAGGGCCCCAGGCCGCAGAGCCATCCACTCCCTCGGGGCCGGAGAGTGGCCCTACACCAGCGAGTGAGCAGAATGAGTagctgggtgggggcaggtgggtgATCTCTAAGCTGCAAAAACTGTGCTGTCCTTGTGAGGTCACTGCCTGGACCTGGTGACCTGGCTGCCTTCCTGTGCCCAGAAAGGAAGGGGCTGTTGCCCCCTAGCCAcgttccctctcctcctctccctcctgtggATTCTCCCATCATCCATCTGGTCTTCCTCTTAAGGCCAGTCGAAGATGGTCCCTTGCAGTTTCCCAAGTTAGGTTAGTGATGTGAAATGCTCCTGCCCctgtccctgcctccttccctgtccccacctGTGCAGAAGGCAGTTGCTGGTTTTCTTCCCCAGTTCTTTTCCAAGTAGGCTTTGTTTACTCCCCAAATCCCTGAGCCAGAGGTGGGGGTGCCTACTCCCACGCCCTGAGTGTCCACCTTCCCCTGTTGTTTGTAGTCTCCTGTGCTGGGCCTAgtggcccctgggctggggaggacaCTGCCCCTGTCTAGGTTTTTCTAAATGTCTTACTCAAGTTCGAACCTCCAGCTTGTGAATCAACTGTGTCTCTTTTTTGACTTGGTAAGCAAGTATTAagctttggggtgggggggaggtatGTAATGTGAAACAACttcttgttgtctttttttttttttttccctcccattgTTGTAAATAACTTTTAATGGCCAAACCCcagatttgtaatttttttttttctaactgctAAAACCATTCTCTTCCACCTGGTTTTACTGTAACATttggaaaaggaataaatgtcGTCCCTTTAGTGGTGCTTTTTAATGAGTGGTCTTCTGGGGTAGGGTGAGAAGACTGGTCTACCTCAAACCTTGAGGGGGGACTGAGACAGGTAAGTTTGtggggttcttttgtttttgagggGTTGCCCAGATCCTCATGGACACCAGAAGGGCAGGGAAGTGGAGTCGAAATGAACCCAGGGATACTACTAGGAGACAAGCTCAGGAGGGTGTAGAAATGTACCATTTTATTACAAAGATtctcacaaaaatgaaaatagtatctCAAAAAGGAAACTAGACTACCAATCTTCATCTGCAGAATTGGGGGGAGGACAGAGAGGGCAGGCAGTGTGAGTTTCTTGGCTCACTGGGGGCCAGTGGGAAGGTATGAGAACAGAATCAATCTAAGAATGGCTGATGACAAGAGCCTGAGAACAACAGGGAGTCCCTGAAGACCCAGCCACCCCTTCTAAAATGCTCAATAAGGGCACCTTTTCAAAGCAGGCACTTCAAGATTTTGTCCTATGGCTGCTTTAAGTGTATCCCTTCCACCCAGACCTGGCATCCGTTATGGTTCAAAATTAAAGAGTTCGGGAGGGATGGGTGGCAAGGCAGCTACTAGAAAAGCTCACCTAACACGTGTGCCCTGAGCTCAGGGCCCTGGTTCCTGTCTAGTCCCTGgggatatttatatttaatatatttttatataaatacacagagaaatagaaaatataaaatctgaggGGTTGTGGGATAAAGGTGGGGAACTTGGCAAGAAGCCAGAACTGGAGAGGTCTGTTCAGGCCAACTTGACCTCCTCCTTGACCCTGTGGAGAGAGCAGAGATTGGCATGAGATAACCCACCCTAGAGGCTTTAAGGCAAAAG
The sequence above is drawn from the Tursiops truncatus isolate mTurTru1 chromosome 1, mTurTru1.mat.Y, whole genome shotgun sequence genome and encodes:
- the MARCKSL1 gene encoding MARCKS-related protein encodes the protein MGSQSSKAPRGDVTAEEAAGASPAKVNGQENGHVKSNGDLSPKGEGESTPVNGTEEAAGATGDAIEPAPPSQGAEAKGEVPPKETPKKKKKFSFKKPFKLSGLSFKRNRKEGGGDSSASSPTEEEQEQGEIGACSEEGTALEGKDAATPESQEPQAKGAEASAASKGGDTEEAGPQAAEPSTPSGPESGPTPASEQNE